Proteins encoded within one genomic window of Aurantiacibacter spongiae:
- a CDS encoding NADP-dependent isocitrate dehydrogenase — MAKIQVKNPIVEIDGDEMTKIIWQWIRERLILPYLDVDLKYYDLSIEKRDETEDQITVDAAYAIKEHGVGVKCATITPDEARVEEFDLKKMWVSPNGTIRNILGGVVFREPIVIDNVPRLVPGWTDPIVVGRHAFGDQYRAKDTLIPGKGRLRMVFEGEDGQNIDIDVFEFPSPGVAMTMYNLDDSIRDFARASFNYGLDRGWPVYLSTKNTILKKYDGRFKDLFQEIFDAEFKDRFEAADITYEHRLIDDMVAAALKWNGKFVWACKNYDGDVQSDIVAQGFGSLGLMTSVLMTPDGKTVEAEAAHGTVTRHYRQHQEGKATSTNPIASIFAWTRGLIYRGRFDDTPDVVKFAETLERVCVKCVEDGKMTKDLALLIGPKQSWMTTEQFFEAIVEGLEAEMKQQGLA; from the coding sequence ATGGCGAAAATTCAGGTCAAGAACCCGATCGTGGAGATCGACGGCGACGAGATGACGAAGATCATCTGGCAGTGGATCCGCGAACGGCTGATCCTGCCCTATCTCGACGTGGACCTGAAATATTACGACCTCTCTATCGAGAAGCGCGACGAGACCGAGGACCAGATCACCGTCGATGCGGCCTATGCCATCAAGGAACACGGCGTCGGCGTGAAGTGCGCGACCATCACGCCGGACGAGGCGCGGGTCGAGGAGTTCGACCTCAAGAAGATGTGGGTCTCCCCCAACGGCACGATCCGCAACATCCTGGGCGGCGTGGTCTTCCGCGAGCCCATCGTCATCGACAACGTCCCGCGCCTGGTGCCCGGCTGGACCGACCCCATCGTCGTGGGCCGCCACGCCTTCGGCGATCAGTACCGGGCCAAGGACACGCTGATCCCCGGCAAGGGCCGCCTGCGCATGGTGTTCGAGGGCGAGGACGGCCAGAACATCGACATCGACGTGTTCGAGTTCCCCAGCCCCGGCGTCGCGATGACGATGTACAATCTCGACGATTCGATCCGCGACTTCGCGCGTGCCAGCTTCAACTATGGCCTCGACCGCGGCTGGCCGGTCTACCTGTCGACCAAGAACACCATCCTCAAGAAATACGATGGGCGCTTCAAGGATCTGTTCCAGGAAATCTTCGACGCCGAATTCAAGGACAGGTTCGAAGCCGCCGACATCACCTACGAACACCGCCTGATCGACGACATGGTCGCCGCCGCGCTGAAGTGGAACGGCAAGTTCGTGTGGGCGTGCAAGAACTATGACGGCGATGTGCAGTCCGACATCGTGGCGCAGGGCTTCGGCAGCCTCGGCCTGATGACGAGCGTGCTGATGACGCCCGACGGCAAGACGGTGGAAGCCGAGGCCGCGCACGGCACCGTCACGCGCCATTATCGTCAGCACCAGGAAGGCAAGGCCACCAGCACCAACCCCATCGCCAGCATCTTCGCGTGGACGCGCGGCCTGATCTATCGCGGCCGGTTCGACGATACGCCCGACGTGGTCAAGTTCGCCGAGACGCTGGAGCGGGTCTGCGTCAAATGCGTGGAGGACGGCAAGATGACGAAGGATCTCGCCCTCCTGATCGGCCCGAAGCAGAGCTGGATGACCACCGAGCAGTTCTTCGAAGCCATCGTCGAGGGGCTGGAAGCCGAGATGAAGCAGCAGGGCCTCGCCTGA
- a CDS encoding bifunctional GNAT family N-acetyltransferase/carbon-nitrogen hydrolase family protein encodes MPDSTSKPRLEVRQAKIGDIPAIAALAKRVYDDFVPYTRSEIRGQLNNYRDGCFVALLDDRLIGYCASMRIGGDKAMRPHSWDEITGNGFGSRHDPNGDWLYGYEMCVDPKVRGTRIGRRMYEERRKLAERLDLKGIVFGGRMPNLKRNWRRVNSAQDYLDQVIAGKLHDPVIRFQLANGFEPIGVLKNYLPEDTKSRANAVHMVWRNPFVDQEESPKFRVPRDVEGVRIATCQMQARAVSGFDEFIRQVQYFVGVASDYESDFILFPELFTLMLLSAEEEELSPIEAIETLSDYTPRIREALSEMALKYNINIIGGSHPTRMEDGDIHNVAYVCLRDGSVHEQEKIHPTPNEAYWWNIRGGDSIDVIQTDCGPIGVQICYDSEFPELTRRLADEGARIIFVPFCTDSRQGYMRVRYCAAARAIENQVYVVMSGNVGNLPNVANMDIQYAQSCILTPCDFPFARDGIAAEATENVETLTISDVNLADLAWARAEGTVRNLADRRFDLYRIEWDQSGADGSEATEPSGPPPVRQHGPGGG; translated from the coding sequence ATGCCCGACAGCACCAGCAAGCCCCGCCTCGAGGTTCGCCAGGCGAAAATCGGCGACATTCCCGCGATCGCGGCGCTGGCGAAGCGGGTGTATGACGACTTCGTCCCCTATACCCGCAGCGAGATTCGCGGTCAGCTGAACAATTATCGCGATGGCTGCTTCGTGGCCCTGCTCGACGACAGGCTGATCGGTTATTGCGCGTCCATGCGGATCGGCGGCGACAAGGCCATGCGCCCGCATAGCTGGGACGAGATCACCGGCAACGGCTTCGGCAGCCGCCACGATCCCAATGGCGACTGGCTCTACGGCTACGAGATGTGCGTCGATCCGAAGGTGCGCGGCACCCGTATCGGGCGGCGCATGTACGAGGAACGACGCAAGCTGGCGGAGCGGCTGGACCTGAAGGGCATCGTCTTCGGCGGGCGCATGCCCAACCTGAAGCGCAACTGGCGCAGGGTCAACAGCGCGCAGGACTATCTCGACCAGGTGATCGCCGGAAAGCTTCACGATCCGGTTATCCGCTTCCAGCTCGCCAACGGGTTCGAACCGATCGGTGTCTTGAAGAACTACCTGCCCGAAGACACGAAGAGCCGCGCCAACGCCGTCCACATGGTCTGGCGCAATCCCTTCGTCGACCAGGAGGAAAGCCCCAAGTTTCGCGTTCCGCGCGACGTGGAAGGGGTTCGCATCGCCACCTGCCAGATGCAGGCGCGCGCCGTGTCGGGCTTCGACGAATTCATCCGCCAGGTGCAGTATTTCGTCGGCGTCGCGTCCGATTACGAGAGCGACTTCATCCTCTTTCCCGAACTTTTCACGCTGATGCTGCTGAGCGCGGAGGAGGAGGAGCTTTCCCCCATCGAGGCGATCGAGACGCTCAGCGACTACACCCCGCGTATCCGCGAGGCGCTGAGCGAGATGGCGCTCAAGTACAACATCAACATCATCGGCGGATCGCACCCCACGCGCATGGAGGATGGCGACATTCACAACGTCGCCTATGTCTGCCTGCGCGACGGATCGGTGCACGAACAGGAGAAGATCCATCCCACGCCGAACGAGGCGTACTGGTGGAACATTCGCGGCGGCGATTCCATCGACGTCATCCAGACCGATTGCGGCCCGATCGGCGTCCAGATCTGCTACGACAGCGAATTTCCCGAACTCACCCGCCGCCTGGCGGACGAGGGTGCGCGGATCATCTTCGTGCCGTTCTGCACCGACAGTCGGCAAGGGTACATGCGTGTGCGCTATTGCGCCGCCGCCCGCGCGATCGAGAATCAGGTCTATGTCGTGATGAGCGGCAATGTCGGCAATCTGCCCAACGTCGCCAACATGGACATCCAGTATGCGCAAAGCTGCATCCTGACGCCCTGCGACTTCCCCTTCGCGCGCGATGGTATCGCGGCGGAGGCGACGGAGAACGTGGAGACGCTGACGATCAGCGACGTGAACCTCGCCGATCTCGCCTGGGCGCGGGCCGAGGGCACGGTGCGCAATTTAGCCGATAGGCGCTTCGACCTCTACCGCATCGAATGGGACCAGTCGGGCGCCGACGGCAGCGAAGCGACGGAACCCAGCGGGCCGCCGCCGGTAAGGCAACACGGGCCGGGCGGGGGCTGA
- a CDS encoding acyl-CoA dehydrogenase C-terminal domain-containing protein codes for MQVYEAPIRDMRFVLDELHEDDGFGNVEGFEDFDGDMTAAILEEANKLCRDVLLPLNWPGDQQGCRIENGVVRTPDGFPEAYRQFCEGGWASLSVDPKWGGQGAPHALAKMVEEMSCSTNLSFGLYPGLTGGAMVSLEAYGSEDQKNFYLPRMANGEWSGTMCLTESHCGTDLGLLRTKAEPQEDGSYLVTGNKIFISAGDHDLTDNIVHLVLARLPDAPAGVKGISMFLVPKYLPKDDGSLGDRNAAQATAIEHKMGLKASATCQMSFDGAKGWLVGKPNKGLEAMFAMMNTERVAVGIQGLGVGEIAYQSAVYYAKDRLQGRSLSGVKNPDGPADPIIVHPDVRRMLMTMRAYNEGCRAVTAWVSRALDAEHASPEPEVRERAKDFVALMTPVVKALFTDLGHESAQLAIQVHGGHGYIQETGIEQFARDARIAQIYEGANGIQALDLVGRKLPDRMGRNLRSFFHPVSQYLEDNAGDENIGKMIGSLQQSFGALQLSTGHIAQKGLKDPEEAGAAAYDYLHLLGFVAMGYCFAKAAQIAHLKLAEGTDDEAFYKAKIATAQFFFDRLLPPATARFMAITSGKSSMMAMPEDAF; via the coding sequence ATGCAAGTCTATGAAGCCCCCATCCGCGACATGCGTTTCGTGCTCGACGAGCTGCACGAGGACGACGGGTTCGGCAATGTCGAGGGGTTCGAGGATTTCGACGGCGACATGACCGCCGCGATCCTGGAAGAGGCGAACAAGCTGTGCCGCGACGTGCTGCTGCCGCTGAACTGGCCGGGCGACCAGCAGGGCTGCCGGATCGAGAACGGCGTGGTCCGCACGCCCGACGGTTTCCCCGAGGCCTACCGGCAGTTCTGCGAAGGCGGCTGGGCCAGCCTTTCGGTCGATCCGAAATGGGGCGGCCAGGGCGCGCCGCACGCGCTCGCCAAGATGGTCGAGGAAATGAGCTGTTCGACCAACCTCAGCTTCGGTCTCTATCCGGGGCTGACGGGGGGCGCGATGGTCAGCCTGGAAGCCTATGGCAGCGAGGATCAGAAGAACTTCTACCTGCCCCGGATGGCCAACGGCGAATGGTCGGGCACGATGTGCCTGACCGAAAGCCACTGCGGCACCGATCTCGGCCTGCTGCGCACCAAGGCCGAACCGCAGGAAGACGGCAGTTACCTCGTCACCGGGAACAAGATCTTCATATCCGCCGGCGACCACGACCTGACGGACAATATCGTCCACCTGGTCCTCGCCCGCCTGCCCGATGCGCCCGCCGGGGTGAAGGGCATCTCGATGTTCCTGGTGCCCAAGTACCTGCCCAAGGACGACGGCTCGCTTGGCGACCGCAACGCGGCGCAGGCGACGGCCATCGAGCACAAGATGGGCCTCAAGGCCTCCGCCACCTGCCAGATGAGCTTCGACGGGGCAAAGGGCTGGCTCGTCGGCAAGCCCAACAAGGGCCTCGAAGCCATGTTCGCCATGATGAACACGGAACGCGTCGCGGTCGGCATCCAGGGCCTCGGCGTGGGCGAGATCGCCTACCAGTCGGCCGTCTATTACGCGAAGGATCGCCTCCAGGGCCGTTCGCTGTCGGGCGTGAAGAACCCCGATGGTCCGGCCGATCCGATCATCGTTCACCCCGACGTGCGGCGGATGCTGATGACCATGCGCGCCTACAACGAAGGGTGCCGCGCCGTGACCGCGTGGGTCAGCCGCGCGCTCGATGCCGAGCACGCTTCCCCCGAACCCGAGGTGCGCGAGCGGGCCAAGGATTTCGTCGCGCTGATGACGCCGGTGGTCAAAGCGCTGTTCACCGATCTCGGCCACGAGAGTGCGCAGCTGGCGATCCAGGTGCATGGCGGCCACGGCTACATCCAGGAAACCGGCATCGAACAGTTCGCCAGGGACGCGCGCATCGCGCAGATCTACGAGGGCGCGAACGGCATCCAGGCGCTCGACCTGGTGGGGCGCAAGCTGCCCGACCGGATGGGTCGCAACCTGCGCAGCTTCTTCCACCCCGTGTCGCAATATCTGGAAGACAATGCCGGGGACGAGAATATCGGCAAGATGATCGGCTCGCTCCAGCAGAGCTTCGGCGCGCTGCAACTCTCGACCGGGCACATCGCGCAAAAGGGGCTGAAGGATCCCGAGGAAGCGGGCGCTGCCGCCTATGACTACCTGCACCTGCTGGGCTTCGTCGCGATGGGTTACTGCTTCGCCAAGGCCGCGCAGATCGCGCATCTCAAGCTTGCCGAAGGCACCGATGACGAGGCGTTCTACAAGGCGAAGATCGCCACCGCGCAGTTCTTCTTCGACCGGCTTCTGCCGCCTGCCACCGCGCGCTTCATGGCGATCACGAGCGGCAAGTCGAGCATGATGGCCATGCCGGAGGACGCATTTTGA
- a CDS encoding NAD(P)H-dependent flavin oxidoreductase: protein MNENVRAFADRLTIPAIVAPMFLVSGPDLVSETCRAGLCGTFPSLNQRSTEGFDDWLSEIEERNGDGAAPYGVNLIVHKSNPRVQADLEICVKHEVPLIITSLGAVPELVDAVHSYGGVVFHDVIQRRHAEKAVEAGVDGIIAVSAGAGGHAGTFSPFALVSEIREFWDGAIALSGSITQGGHVAAAQLMGADFGYIGSHFITANESMAPDEQKAMMFEASAKDITYTDKVTGVGANFLTPSLEAATLPDHGGEMTLNDEARAWKTIWSAGHGVGATRSARPAAELCEELIVQYQAARDKFCAA from the coding sequence TTGAACGAGAACGTTCGCGCGTTCGCGGACCGGCTGACGATCCCCGCCATCGTCGCGCCGATGTTCCTGGTCTCCGGGCCGGATCTGGTAAGCGAAACGTGCCGCGCGGGGCTGTGCGGCACGTTTCCCTCGCTCAACCAGCGCAGCACCGAAGGCTTCGACGACTGGCTTTCGGAAATCGAGGAGCGCAACGGCGACGGCGCGGCCCCCTATGGCGTCAACCTAATCGTCCACAAGTCCAACCCGCGGGTGCAGGCGGACCTGGAAATCTGCGTGAAGCACGAGGTACCGCTCATCATCACCTCGCTCGGCGCGGTGCCCGAACTGGTGGACGCGGTGCACTCCTATGGCGGCGTCGTTTTTCACGACGTCATCCAGCGCCGGCATGCGGAAAAGGCGGTCGAGGCGGGCGTCGACGGCATCATCGCGGTCAGCGCGGGTGCCGGTGGCCATGCGGGCACGTTCAGCCCCTTTGCGCTGGTGAGCGAAATCCGCGAGTTCTGGGATGGGGCCATCGCGTTGTCCGGCTCGATCACGCAGGGCGGCCATGTCGCGGCGGCACAGCTGATGGGTGCCGATTTCGGCTATATCGGCAGCCATTTCATCACCGCGAACGAAAGCATGGCGCCCGACGAGCAGAAGGCGATGATGTTCGAGGCGAGCGCCAAGGACATCACCTACACCGACAAGGTGACGGGCGTGGGCGCGAATTTCCTCACGCCGAGCCTCGAAGCGGCAACACTGCCCGACCACGGCGGGGAGATGACGTTGAACGACGAGGCCCGCGCCTGGAAGACGATCTGGTCCGCCGGCCATGGTGTCGGCGCGACCCGCTCCGCCCGCCCGGCGGCGGAACTGTGCGAGGAACTGATTGTGCAATACCAGGCCGCACGGGATAAATTCTGCGCTGCCTAG
- a CDS encoding type III polyketide synthase yields the protein MGRTAHMALPRINAIATALPDRDVHAAYNSWATRQIDDDRKAAVFARMMERSGIDHRYSVLSDADARIDFGSFYDAESPPGTAERMRRYADAAPDLALDAIRKLPELDGITHLVTASCTGFMAPGLDQVVARRLGLDPAVERVSIGFMGCYAGITLLRTAAHIVRSRPDARVLALSVELCTLHMQETDDLEALLAMGQFADGAAAAIVSGTGAGLALGESLSATIDDSEELITWTITDTGFVMHLSGAVPGRLADTIGEGNLPATLKGDERASSWAVHPGGRSILDAVERGLDLRDDALDTSRRVLAESGNMSSATVLFVLGEMMADHPEKGVALAFGPGLAMEGLRFGWTDGDAG from the coding sequence ATGGGACGCACCGCACACATGGCACTGCCGCGCATCAACGCCATCGCGACGGCCTTGCCCGATCGCGATGTCCACGCGGCCTATAACAGTTGGGCCACGCGCCAGATCGACGACGATCGCAAGGCCGCCGTTTTCGCCCGGATGATGGAGCGCAGCGGCATCGATCACCGCTATTCCGTCCTGTCGGACGCCGACGCCCGGATCGACTTCGGCAGCTTCTACGACGCAGAAAGCCCGCCGGGGACGGCTGAACGGATGCGCCGCTATGCCGACGCCGCACCCGATCTCGCGCTGGACGCGATCCGCAAACTGCCGGAATTGGACGGCATTACCCACCTCGTCACCGCCAGTTGCACCGGCTTCATGGCGCCCGGCCTCGATCAGGTCGTGGCGCGGCGGCTCGGCCTCGACCCGGCGGTGGAGCGCGTGTCCATCGGGTTCATGGGCTGCTACGCCGGGATCACCCTGCTGCGCACGGCAGCGCACATCGTCCGCTCCCGGCCCGATGCAAGGGTGCTTGCCCTGTCCGTCGAGCTGTGCACGCTTCACATGCAGGAAACGGACGATCTGGAAGCTCTGCTCGCAATGGGCCAGTTCGCCGATGGCGCGGCGGCCGCCATCGTCAGTGGCACCGGCGCGGGGCTGGCGCTGGGCGAAAGCCTTTCGGCCACCATCGACGACAGCGAGGAGCTGATTACCTGGACCATCACCGATACCGGCTTCGTCATGCACCTGTCGGGCGCGGTTCCGGGTCGGCTGGCCGACACGATCGGCGAAGGCAACCTGCCTGCGACGCTGAAGGGCGACGAGCGCGCGTCCAGCTGGGCGGTCCATCCGGGCGGTCGCAGCATACTGGACGCGGTGGAGCGCGGGCTGGACCTGCGCGACGACGCGCTCGACACTTCGCGCAGGGTGCTCGCCGAGAGCGGCAACATGTCGTCGGCCACGGTCCTGTTCGTGCTGGGCGAGATGATGGCGGACCATCCGGAAAAGGGTGTCGCCCTTGCCTTCGGGCCGGGTCTGGCGATGGAGGGGCTGCGCTTCGGCTGGACCGATGGCGATGCTGGCTGA
- a CDS encoding methyltransferase domain-containing protein, translating into MAMLAERRQTTELMDDPALPEATYAKVLSDLARVNRLTLAHRPTLAFLDRAIGQRGAFSLLDVGFGDGDMLRAIAAWAGSRGIRADLTGVDLNPRSEGIARGKTRADLPITYRTGDYADLAGKRFDCIVSSLVAHHMTHDELIAFLRFMDREGRAGWFVNDLHRHGLSYHGYPVLTRLLGFHPIVRADGQTSIARSFRREDWLAFLDDAQIDGARIARYFPFRLCVSKIR; encoded by the coding sequence ATGGCGATGCTGGCTGAGCGCCGCCAGACGACCGAACTGATGGACGATCCGGCGCTGCCGGAAGCGACCTACGCCAAGGTGCTGTCCGACCTGGCGCGGGTCAACCGCCTGACCTTGGCGCATCGGCCGACGCTCGCATTCCTCGACCGGGCCATCGGTCAGCGCGGCGCGTTTTCGTTGCTGGACGTCGGCTTCGGCGATGGCGACATGCTGCGCGCGATTGCCGCATGGGCCGGCTCGCGCGGTATCCGTGCCGACCTGACCGGGGTTGACCTCAACCCGCGCAGCGAGGGGATCGCGCGGGGGAAGACCCGCGCCGATCTGCCGATTACCTACCGCACCGGCGACTACGCCGATCTTGCAGGCAAGCGGTTCGACTGCATCGTCTCCAGCCTTGTCGCCCATCACATGACGCATGACGAACTGATTGCTTTCCTGCGCTTCATGGACCGCGAGGGGCGGGCCGGCTGGTTCGTGAACGATCTGCACCGTCATGGCCTGAGCTATCACGGTTATCCCGTGCTGACGCGCCTGCTGGGCTTTCATCCCATCGTGCGCGCCGACGGCCAGACCTCCATCGCGCGCAGCTTCCGGCGGGAGGACTGGCTCGCGTTTCTTGATGACGCGCAGATCGACGGTGCGCGCATCGCCCGGTATTTCCCTTTCCGGCTATGCGTATCGAAGATCCGCTGA
- the putP gene encoding sodium/proline symporter PutP, whose protein sequence is MQTPTLVSLALYFILMLAIGLYAWKKSTEDSEGYLLGGRDLHPAVAALSAGASDMSGWLLLGLPGALYLSGLVEAWIGIGLFAGAVANWIIVAPRLRRQTVEYGNALTIPEFLANRFPDKATALRLTSAIIIVIFFAVYSAAGLVGGGLLFESSFIDTNLLGFSPYMAGVLLTALVVLAYTMVGGFLAVSLTDFVQGCIMVLALVIMPLVVLYGQGGGGIGQMTQTLETIDPDFLSWFGGLSFIGFLSAVTWGLGYFGQPHIIVRFMAVREGGIPAARNIGLTWMAVALVGALGIGLAGRAYVERNPGLAIENSETVFILLANTLFHPFVTGFLLAALLAAIMSTISSQLLVSSSSLTEDFYRLFIRKDASEREMVNVGRVCVGLVSVAAIIIASDPESGVLDLVANAWAGFGAAFGPLIVLSLMWKRMTGAGAVAGLVTGAAVVIVWIATGLNESTGIYEIIPGFIASWLAIWLVSRATVGDAAGEPHRI, encoded by the coding sequence ATGCAGACACCCACACTCGTTTCCCTCGCGCTCTATTTCATCCTCATGCTGGCCATCGGGCTGTATGCGTGGAAGAAATCGACCGAGGATTCCGAAGGCTACCTGCTCGGCGGGCGCGACCTTCATCCGGCCGTCGCCGCCCTTTCCGCGGGGGCGTCGGACATGTCGGGCTGGTTGCTGCTGGGCCTTCCCGGCGCGCTCTATTTGTCGGGTCTGGTCGAGGCGTGGATCGGCATCGGCCTGTTCGCGGGCGCGGTCGCCAACTGGATCATCGTCGCCCCGCGGTTGCGGCGGCAGACGGTGGAATACGGCAACGCGCTGACCATTCCCGAATTCCTCGCCAACCGTTTCCCCGACAAGGCGACCGCGCTGCGTCTGACATCGGCGATCATCATCGTCATCTTCTTCGCCGTGTATTCCGCCGCGGGGCTGGTGGGTGGCGGCCTGCTGTTCGAAAGCAGCTTCATCGACACCAATCTGCTCGGCTTCTCGCCCTACATGGCCGGCGTCCTGCTCACGGCGCTGGTCGTGCTCGCCTATACCATGGTCGGCGGTTTCCTGGCCGTCAGCCTGACCGATTTCGTGCAGGGCTGCATCATGGTGCTGGCGCTCGTCATCATGCCGCTCGTCGTGCTCTACGGGCAGGGCGGGGGCGGTATCGGCCAGATGACGCAGACGCTGGAGACGATCGATCCCGATTTCCTGAGCTGGTTCGGCGGCCTGTCCTTCATCGGCTTCCTGTCCGCCGTAACCTGGGGCCTTGGCTATTTCGGTCAGCCGCACATCATCGTGCGCTTCATGGCCGTGCGCGAGGGGGGCATCCCGGCGGCGCGCAATATCGGCCTGACCTGGATGGCCGTCGCGCTGGTCGGCGCGCTCGGCATCGGCCTTGCGGGCCGCGCCTATGTGGAGCGCAACCCCGGTCTCGCCATCGAGAATTCGGAGACAGTCTTCATCCTGCTGGCGAACACGCTGTTCCACCCCTTCGTCACCGGCTTTCTCCTGGCCGCCCTGCTGGCCGCGATCATGTCGACCATTTCCAGCCAGCTGCTCGTCAGCTCCAGTTCGCTGACCGAGGATTTCTACCGCCTGTTCATCCGCAAGGATGCGAGCGAGCGCGAGATGGTGAATGTCGGGCGCGTATGCGTCGGACTCGTCTCCGTCGCCGCCATCATCATTGCCAGCGATCCCGAAAGCGGCGTGCTGGATCTGGTGGCCAATGCCTGGGCCGGATTCGGCGCGGCGTTCGGGCCGCTGATCGTCCTGTCGCTGATGTGGAAGCGCATGACCGGGGCGGGCGCGGTCGCCGGCCTCGTCACGGGCGCGGCGGTGGTGATTGTCTGGATCGCGACCGGCCTCAACGAGAGCACCGGAATCTACGAGATCATTCCCGGCTTCATCGCATCGTGGCTGGCGATCTGGCTGGTGAGCCGGGCGACGGTGGGGGATGCTGCAGGTGAGCCGCACAGGATTTGA
- a CDS encoding NAD(P)/FAD-dependent oxidoreductase translates to MRIEDPLILGAGPAGCAAAIALAREGARPLLVDRDENVGDPLCGGFLSWRTVAQLRALGVDPPALGAHRVETLRLFAGGREACAALPEAAFGLSRQALDTAMRTAARHAGATIAFDAVTRLERGMAIGRRSQWRSDSIFLATGKHDVRGQTRPREGDDIALGLRLRLPASAARARLIGGAIELHLFDGGYAGIVLQEGGSANVCLALRKSALARYGGSPDALFESLAAEHPALAERFGDDWTTGRTDTIGAVPYGWIARETAPGLFRLGDQAAVIPSLAGEGISIAVASGVVAARHWSNAGEAAARAYQHDFAARARRPVQVARLARRLAESPAGGRAAIAVTRLAPTLVTMMARMARIDAPAHLAPPARAA, encoded by the coding sequence ATGCGTATCGAAGATCCGCTGATCCTGGGCGCCGGTCCTGCGGGCTGCGCCGCCGCCATCGCGCTGGCGCGCGAAGGGGCGCGGCCGCTGCTTGTCGACCGCGACGAGAACGTCGGCGACCCTCTGTGTGGCGGGTTCCTGAGCTGGCGCACGGTCGCGCAACTGCGCGCACTCGGCGTCGATCCCCCCGCCCTCGGCGCGCACCGGGTCGAGACGCTGCGACTGTTCGCGGGTGGTCGCGAAGCCTGCGCCGCGTTGCCCGAAGCGGCCTTCGGCCTTTCGCGCCAGGCCCTCGATACCGCCATGCGCACTGCCGCGAGGCACGCGGGCGCGACGATCGCGTTCGACGCGGTGACGAGGCTGGAACGGGGAATGGCCATCGGCCGGAGATCGCAATGGCGCTCGGACAGCATCTTCCTCGCCACCGGCAAGCACGATGTGCGCGGGCAGACCCGGCCCCGCGAGGGCGACGATATCGCGCTCGGCCTGCGCCTGCGGCTGCCCGCCTCCGCCGCACGCGCGCGGCTGATCGGCGGAGCGATCGAGCTGCACCTGTTCGACGGGGGCTATGCCGGGATCGTGTTGCAGGAAGGCGGCAGCGCCAATGTCTGTCTCGCGCTGCGCAAGTCGGCGCTGGCCCGGTACGGTGGCAGTCCGGACGCCTTGTTCGAAAGCCTCGCCGCCGAGCACCCCGCCCTTGCCGAACGGTTCGGTGACGACTGGACCACGGGCCGCACGGACACGATCGGCGCGGTACCCTATGGATGGATCGCCCGGGAAACGGCGCCCGGCCTGTTCCGGCTGGGCGATCAGGCGGCGGTGATACCCTCGCTCGCGGGAGAAGGCATTTCCATCGCTGTCGCCAGCGGCGTTGTCGCGGCCCGGCACTGGTCGAACGCGGGGGAGGCGGCGGCGCGTGCCTACCAGCACGATTTCGCCGCCCGCGCCCGGCGCCCGGTGCAGGTCGCGCGGCTCGCCCGGCGGCTGGCGGAAAGCCCCGCCGGTGGACGCGCGGCGATCGCCGTGACCCGGCTCGCCCCGACGCTCGTCACCATGATGGCGCGAATGGCCCGCATCGACGCGCCCGCCCACCTTGCGCCGCCAGCGCGCGCTGCCTAA